From Pongo pygmaeus isolate AG05252 chromosome 1, NHGRI_mPonPyg2-v2.0_pri, whole genome shotgun sequence, one genomic window encodes:
- the CORT gene encoding LOW QUALITY PROTEIN: cortistatin (The sequence of the model RefSeq protein was modified relative to this genomic sequence to represent the inferred CDS: inserted 1 base in 1 codon; deleted 1 base in 1 codon) has product MYRHKNSWRLGLKYPPNSKEETQVPKTLISGLPXRVGEKLQSAHKMPLPPGLLLLLLSGATATAALPLEGGPTGPDSEHMQEAAGIRKSSLLTFLAWWFEWTSQASAGPLIGEEAREVARRQEGAPPRQSARRDRMPCRNFFWKTFSSCK; this is encoded by the exons ATGTATAGACAC AAAAACAGCTGGAGATTGGGCTTAAAATACCCACCAAACTCCAAAGAAGAGACCCAAGTCCCCAAAACATTGATTTCAGGGCTGC GCAGGGTGGGAGAGAAGCTCCAGTCAGCCCACAAGATGCCGTTGCCCCCCggcctcctgctgctgctgctctccgGGGCCACGGCCACCGCTGCCCTGCCTCTGGAGGGCGGCCCCACCGGCCCAGACAGCGAG CATATGCAGGAAGCGGCAGGAATAAGGAAAAGCAGCCTCCTGACTTTCCTCGCTTGGTGGTTTGAGTGGACCTCCCAGGCCAGTGCTGGGCCCCTCATAGGAGAGGAAGCCCGGGAGGTGGCCAGGCGGCAGGAAGGCGCACCCCCCCGGCAATCCGCGCGCCGGGACAGAATGCCCTGCAGGAACTTCTTCTGGAAGACCTTCTCCTCCTGCAAATAA